A DNA window from Kitasatospora atroaurantiaca contains the following coding sequences:
- a CDS encoding phage/plasmid primase, P4 family, producing MHLNDLLARFADVQEEADGYLARCPAHADSRPSLRLWVGDDRKVRLSCRAGCDTDAVRKAARLNWTDLFDVEGDAITVPRGRPSVVGPGPTAALAMYVDRTAAWLHDPASQVGDQALTYAGDRFGVDDDLARDLSLGADDGFSVPNFPYRSRAFTRYPRLTVPLRDFRGVARGLQGRDLSGGCPGRWVSLRNPEGQRWGLYGVFRGQGGYGTTIVTEGPGDALTAVAMGYDAVAVRGASLAGSPELCEELAAGLRGSQVVVCGDNDPAGQGFTARLTEGLAAHGVTVYALTVPNQGEDLTDWRARDPIGFPLALHRAVKEARPAGDSAEAQARAVSAELTDRTGAGVVTGDQGMEAARILAGLISRYGESDAMNAHALVAWTDGRIKYAPGLGYYVWSGKTWERSTVRVRQEIHRMGAALVLAGETQKARGFTMTSRIDALMTELRSVPTVYVDAADFDARPELLSFKNGTVHLPTGELRPHDKADMLTYCLDLDYRPDAECPRWESFTREIFPGNPDLPGYLQRLVGYGITGSTDEQCFVVAWGKGANGKSVFTDTLTRVFRQVSKTTPFSTFEEKSSGGIPNDVAALRGARLVMASEGESGKPMSEAVLKRTTGKDEISARFLRQEFFTFRPSFLLILATNHKPRFRGQDEGLWRRVKLVPFVRWFAPHERDYDLDRKLSAEAEGIAAWAVRGAVEWYRDGLKDPSVITSASKEYRETSDALAGFFPGALERGTDADVMNGTEAFNHYLDWAEAENLPARERWTRRAFYDAMEERGVARKKTAKGVGLAGLRLPAETSTAPGIFKS from the coding sequence ATGCACCTGAACGACCTACTTGCCCGCTTCGCCGATGTGCAGGAAGAGGCCGACGGGTACCTTGCCCGCTGCCCCGCACATGCCGACTCCCGCCCGTCCCTTCGGCTCTGGGTCGGGGATGACCGGAAGGTCCGCCTGTCCTGCCGCGCCGGGTGCGACACGGACGCCGTACGTAAGGCCGCACGGCTCAACTGGACAGACCTGTTCGACGTTGAGGGGGACGCGATCACGGTTCCCCGTGGGCGCCCGTCCGTCGTTGGCCCCGGTCCGACTGCCGCACTCGCGATGTACGTTGACCGCACCGCCGCATGGCTGCACGATCCGGCATCCCAGGTCGGGGACCAGGCGCTCACCTACGCTGGCGACCGGTTCGGCGTGGACGACGACCTTGCCCGTGACCTCTCCCTTGGAGCCGACGACGGATTCAGCGTCCCGAACTTCCCTTACCGGTCACGGGCGTTCACCCGCTATCCCCGGCTCACGGTGCCGCTCAGGGACTTCCGTGGGGTGGCCCGTGGTCTACAGGGGCGAGACCTCTCCGGCGGGTGTCCTGGGCGGTGGGTGTCGCTCCGCAATCCCGAAGGGCAGCGCTGGGGGCTGTACGGCGTTTTCCGGGGGCAGGGCGGCTACGGGACCACCATCGTCACGGAAGGCCCAGGCGACGCGCTCACGGCTGTCGCCATGGGGTACGACGCCGTAGCCGTCCGGGGCGCGTCGCTCGCCGGCTCGCCGGAGCTGTGCGAAGAGCTTGCCGCCGGACTCCGGGGCAGTCAGGTAGTGGTCTGCGGAGACAACGACCCTGCCGGACAGGGTTTCACCGCTCGTCTCACTGAGGGACTGGCAGCCCACGGGGTCACGGTCTACGCGCTCACGGTTCCCAATCAGGGCGAAGACCTCACGGACTGGCGAGCACGCGACCCGATCGGCTTCCCCCTCGCACTCCACCGCGCGGTGAAGGAAGCCCGCCCCGCCGGAGACTCCGCCGAAGCACAGGCCCGCGCGGTATCGGCGGAGCTGACTGACCGAACCGGCGCGGGAGTCGTCACCGGGGATCAGGGCATGGAAGCCGCGCGCATCCTCGCCGGACTGATCAGCCGGTACGGAGAGAGCGACGCCATGAACGCTCACGCCCTGGTCGCCTGGACGGACGGCAGGATCAAGTACGCGCCCGGCCTGGGCTACTACGTGTGGTCCGGGAAGACCTGGGAGCGCTCAACGGTCCGTGTGCGGCAGGAGATTCACCGCATGGGCGCCGCGCTCGTCCTGGCCGGCGAGACTCAGAAGGCGCGCGGTTTCACCATGACGTCTCGCATCGACGCTCTCATGACGGAGCTTCGGAGCGTGCCAACCGTCTACGTGGACGCTGCCGACTTCGACGCCCGGCCCGAGTTGCTGTCCTTCAAGAACGGCACGGTCCACCTGCCGACCGGCGAACTCCGCCCGCACGACAAGGCCGACATGCTGACGTACTGCCTTGATCTCGACTACCGGCCGGATGCCGAGTGCCCCAGGTGGGAGAGCTTCACGCGGGAGATCTTCCCAGGGAACCCCGACCTACCCGGCTACCTTCAGCGGCTCGTCGGCTACGGCATCACGGGCAGCACCGATGAACAGTGCTTCGTGGTCGCCTGGGGGAAGGGCGCGAACGGCAAGTCGGTCTTCACGGACACGCTGACCCGTGTGTTCCGTCAGGTCAGCAAGACGACGCCGTTCAGCACCTTTGAGGAAAAGTCGTCCGGTGGTATCCCGAACGATGTTGCCGCGCTCAGGGGCGCACGGCTCGTCATGGCGTCCGAAGGTGAGAGCGGAAAGCCCATGAGTGAGGCGGTGTTGAAGCGCACCACGGGCAAGGACGAGATCAGCGCAAGGTTCCTGCGACAGGAGTTCTTCACCTTCCGCCCGAGCTTCCTGCTGATCCTGGCGACCAACCATAAGCCGCGATTTCGCGGCCAGGACGAGGGGCTTTGGCGAAGGGTCAAGCTCGTGCCGTTCGTCCGGTGGTTCGCTCCGCACGAGCGGGATTACGACCTTGACCGGAAGCTCAGCGCCGAAGCCGAAGGCATTGCCGCCTGGGCGGTCCGGGGGGCTGTCGAGTGGTACCGCGACGGACTCAAGGACCCGAGCGTCATCACGAGCGCGAGCAAGGAATACCGGGAGACCAGTGACGCGCTCGCTGGGTTCTTCCCCGGTGCCCTTGAGCGCGGGACCGACGCCGACGTGATGAACGGGACGGAGGCTTTCAACCACTACTTGGACTGGGCGGAAGCCGAGAACCTGCCCGCCCGAGAGCGTTGGACACGGCGCGCGTTCTACGACGCCATGGAAGAGCGGGGGGTGGCCAGGAAGAAGACCGCAAAGGGGGTCGGGCTGGCCGGCCTTCGACTGCCCGCTGAGACCAGCACGGCACCCGGCATCTTCAAGAGCTGA
- a CDS encoding DNA (cytosine-5-)-methyltransferase, translating into MTTVARLFDKNRAHKLFKTPTANLGSNGAPQHPDKRRAGGHGPNLDDEVSFLLPVDPDEAEETLPGVFHSPKEWWADYAPAVHRWEVILGSPAPIPVEFGPRGGRRLAAVFGEWLMGLPRGWVTHIPGLNRARQLKAIGNGAMSQQAFTAYLHLMNHKERGEGDG; encoded by the coding sequence GTGACCACGGTGGCCCGGCTCTTCGACAAGAACAGGGCTCACAAGCTCTTCAAGACCCCGACGGCGAACCTGGGCAGCAACGGCGCACCGCAGCACCCGGACAAGCGCCGTGCGGGCGGGCACGGCCCGAACCTTGACGACGAGGTGTCGTTCCTGCTGCCGGTCGATCCGGACGAAGCTGAGGAGACGCTGCCAGGGGTGTTCCACTCCCCGAAGGAGTGGTGGGCGGACTACGCCCCAGCCGTTCACCGCTGGGAAGTCATCTTGGGCAGTCCAGCGCCTATCCCCGTTGAGTTCGGTCCGCGCGGGGGACGTCGGCTCGCTGCGGTGTTCGGTGAATGGCTCATGGGGCTCCCACGGGGGTGGGTCACTCACATTCCCGGCCTGAACCGGGCGCGGCAGCTCAAGGCGATCGGCAACGGCGCCATGAGTCAGCAGGCTTTCACGGCCTATCTGCATTTGATGAATCACAAGGAACGGGGGGAAGGCGATGGGTAA
- a CDS encoding DNA cytosine methyltransferase yields the protein MERRDCRPEVLAVPILELCAGYGGLGRAVEALTGERVRYVAEIDPYASLITAARYPRAPNLGDITQVDWSALAGQVDIITAGFPCQDISNAGKRVGLNGERSGIWSSVLESVRVLRPRLVFLENVAAIRRRGLAEVLGGLATIGYDARWCCFRASGTGAAHVRDRWFCIATPTADPNGVGRITGTGLREG from the coding sequence GTGGAACGACGCGATTGCCGACCCGAAGTTCTAGCGGTGCCGATTCTAGAACTCTGTGCGGGTTACGGGGGGTTGGGGCGGGCCGTTGAGGCGCTGACCGGTGAGCGTGTGCGGTACGTGGCGGAGATTGACCCGTACGCATCGCTGATCACGGCGGCTCGCTACCCCCGTGCCCCGAACCTGGGGGACATTACTCAGGTTGACTGGTCCGCCCTTGCGGGCCAGGTGGACATCATCACGGCAGGTTTTCCCTGCCAGGACATTTCGAACGCGGGGAAGCGGGTGGGGCTCAATGGCGAGAGGTCGGGTATCTGGTCGAGTGTCCTTGAGTCCGTTCGCGTTCTTCGACCCCGGCTCGTCTTCCTGGAGAACGTTGCCGCTATCCGAAGACGGGGGCTCGCGGAAGTACTCGGGGGACTGGCCACGATCGGGTATGACGCACGATGGTGTTGCTTCCGCGCGTCCGGCACTGGAGCCGCCCACGTGCGCGATAGGTGGTTCTGCATCGCTACCCCTACTGCCGACCCCAACGGCGTCGGACGGATCACGGGGACCGGACTTCGCGAAGGCTGA